TCTTTTCAAATGTTTTATTTAGTTTGGACATGTTTGTTAATGCACTAATActatctttaatatctctaattgtgcataattaaaaattacaaaaactagatattaataaaccttATGTTAGGATGAATCaaaaaagttctcatttgagtatgttttaatttatagattcagaataaaatacaaattaagagtgaatgatgaatagtgtaaaaaaaaccaaatgagacatttgaaaagaaacaGAGGGAATATtaagtaataataaataaataatcctTTGTAAACCAAATGCTCTTCAACTGATTCAAATATTTACCAAAATTTGGTTTCATATAGTTTGATTgagcaaaaattaaattgacTATTAACATGATATAAATTGATATGAAATTAATctatacattaaaataaattcatactAACATTTAATCTTATAAACATCATAATGGTAAGTAATCCGACCAAAAACACCTTATTTAAAACTCAACCGATGACTTGAATGGACTAATCGATTTAGTTTAAACATTTTGTACGCAATCTAAAATGCTATCGTTTATTCACTATTAAGTACACTCTCATTCACTAATATGACACTATTAGCACAAAGCCTATCATGGCAAGCTAGATTCCGCGAGTTGGGTAGGATCAATCACCCTTCCGACAATTCCTTTGGGTCGCCCTAAGGACTGTGGCTGAGCAACAGGGAAGCTTGGCTGCACATGTGGTGGAACAGGTCTATCAGTTGAATATCCTGAAATGCAGAGTTCACCTGAATCATTCTGTTCCCAATGTATCTCGATCATAACACCTTGGGCGTTCTCGGCTGTCTCTGACCCTGGTATAGCCACATACCTAGCTCCTACAGGTACCTGTATTGCAAGTAAATTGTCAACGATCGATATGTATGTTTGTTTAACGCTAGGAAATTATTTACAAGGGTAAGATTGTGTGTATTTGACCCCTCCAAAGACCACCTAGATAGGAGCGTATAAGGTGGAAATCTCTTAATGAAATTGGGGTAATGGGTATGATTGCCGCCTTCCTTCCCTCcacagaccctgatcatagtttctatAGGCGAGgtacactaggtatgatgatgataataatggtGAATGCCTTTATGCTAAACTTTAAACCATGATGATTCAGCTATCTGCATGACTGCATACCTTTACATTTCTTCGGTTCTTCCATAGCGACTAATGTAGTTTATCGGTGATTTTTGTTAAGGTTTGTCAGTGTAGTATTGAATAAAGAGTATCGTTTTGgaataaactaaaatatacTTGTAATTCCAAATAGGAAAAAACCCAATTTTAAATTAGTTAGCAAGTAAAAAGATCTTAGCTTGAGCTTAATTGAGATTACCTGAACTGATGTTCCAGATGTTAGAGTAAGAATCTCCAATCGGCCATCAGCTTCAGCAGTTTCCAACTCTGCCTGCCCTGCAATGTTCAGGAAAACTTCTTCGAGAGTTGTCAACCCAAGCTGAATGTCTGCAACGCCAAATTCTCGTTGTCTATCTTCTAGTTCTCCTAGTGTTCTCTGATCAACCAATATAAATCTTTTACTATCCAATTACACGTTTTTAGGCCCGATTTATGTCACCACACTTCAAGTAAAGTAATATTGTTTTCACTAAGTACTGCTGAATTATAGTCATTAAAACTCATTTTTCACCAATAAAGAGTTCGTACATAATCTAGGAGCGATTATATCGACTAAGAATATGATCTTTACCTTAAGAAGAGGCTCTTTGTTACGGGGAATCACAAATGTAAGAAACGCGTTGTTCTCCTCCTTCGGATAGATTCCTAGATGCTGAATAAACCAATAAGAATGTTATTTCTGCAAAGAGGAGAAAAAACTAACAATTCATGATCTTACATGTCTGAAAAATTCTTTTACTATGTCCTTATGTGCTGAATATTGCTCTGAGCTGCCACTTATGAAGCTCAAATTAGCAATAAAACCAGTCCCAAACCGGGATTTCAATCTTATCGAAGTCCCAATACAGCGTAGTCTTCCTTTCGCCATAATTCCTATTCGATCTCCTAATATATCAGCTTCTTCCATCGAATGCGTTGTTAGAATAATCACTCTTCCTTTCTTTGCATTTTCTATTATGTCCCATACTTGCCTCCTGCTTATTGGATCCATGCCTGTAGTCTGCAATTCATGAATCAATGCCTTTAAAATGCTTCATAACTTTCTAGGATTTCGTTTATCAATTCGATTCATTTTCAAACTACCAATAACTGTTTATCATTttgaaactactaaaccatatTCTAATGAAGTTGTAGTGATCAAGTCAGGGGCGAATCCAGAATATTATTATAGGGTGGCTGAACTCTCATCTCTACAGGTATACTGAACTAACTCGCCTATTATTTTTCTGTTATATGTTATACAAGTGACCCGGCCATGACCTATGCAGGCCCGGATAGAAATTCTCCCCTAATTCTAAGGGCCCCATGCTAGGAGTTTGAACTTACCGGTTCATCCAAAATAACTAATTTGGGGTCGCCAAGAAGTGCAGATGCAACACTAAGGCGACGCCTCATGCCTCCACTGTAACTACCTGCTCTCACTTTAGCCGAATATGCCAATCCAACCTCCTCGAGTGCTTTCTTAACAACCTTATTGaccatgaaaaaacaaaaatttataaatgttttgcttcaatcaaaaatttaagttaGAAAAATCATGTCCTGCATCAAAGTGTAGAATAAGAAACCTCTTTGATTGATGCAGGTGGTAGGCCTTTAATTGTTGCAAATAGCTGAAGATGTTCTTCACCAGTTAATGTATTCCAAAGAACATCAAACTAacatgacataacataaaatgcatGAGATTTGATGATCATTTCGCGTTTAATGTAAGGGTTTAGTTAAGGTTATACCTGGGGACAGACGCCAATCATTTTTCGAATATTCGACATTCCAATGGAATTTCTGATGGAATTTCCATGGATAATTGCTGTAATATAATTGAATTTTCATAAATCTGGTTGAAGAAGAAAAGCTAATCAAGAAGTATAAAACCATCACAAATTATACCGTCTCCTGCTGTTACGGAGGCTATGCCGGTTAAGCAATTGATTGTAGTCGTCTTTCCAGCTCCATTTGGTCCCAAGAGACAGAATAGTTGATCCTTGGCCAAATTTACATATAAACCCTGAGAAGAATTAGCACTAAGTAATCAACTGAGTAGGTCGGATACACGAACCAATACATATCAAATCAAGTTGAAATCAGTGTCACGTGATTCATTAATCTCCTCGTGaatcacaaatcaaaaaaagcaaattttggtcggttttaggctattgTTGGGCATATTTGAGCAAGtagcgaattcaaaaagcgaattagctagcgaattatgttacactggttCAGATTGTCGGAAGGAATAAATGATACCTTGATTGAATGGAAAGGTTCAGTCTTGTGAAATTTACAGCAGCTTAAGTTCAGTTTTCCAGGATAAATCTTTACAAGACCCTGAATCTGAACAGCAATATTAGGATCGATTTGACGAGATCTCATTTGTTGCTTCACTTCATTTTCTTCCTCGAGCACATCTGTGTCATCGggaacaatattttcaagtgtaGGATCTGAGTTGCAGCAGTCAGATATACGACCTAAACAATGACATGGATGAGAAATCAAGCAAAGTTTTACCACAGCTTATTTCGAGTATTTAACAGAACATTGATTGTCTCTACCTAAAGGCTCGTTTCCCCCTGATCCTAACCAGTAGCTCGGGTTCACAAAGTATAGAAGTGATTTCCTAGTACCATTTGAGCTCGGAATTACATTATCGAAGTATAAGGCCAAAAGAAACCAGCACAAAGAAGTATATATGAGCCGCATGTAAATATCATTCTGCACGAAGATACTAACATCAAAAAGTGTCCGCAAACTTTACTGAAATTGTAAATTATCAATTGTAAGGCCCgtttatttgtttgattggGACGCATACCATTGTCAAGAAACAGTCCGACTGATTAGTAGGGCATTTGGTTCGTTGACCCCAACTAATCCCCTTACTGTTATGCGACTCAGTCGCTTTGATGAGCATAAGAAGTGCACGAGTTAACAGACTTGGTGGAAGAAAATATAGGATGTTAGTTTTCTTGGAGGGATCAACCCCTTGAGCTACAAACTGCAAGATCAAATATACATATTAGTAACATTTAAGacactaacggcccgtttggtacatggtattagagggcgttaatggtaataaaattaagtaataaaaaatttggttgtttggatgccttcaatggtaatgaatggtaataaaataaggtaatgaaattaccaaaaagggccatttttattaccatcaaacaacctgatATTAGGCTATAATGGTAATAAAGTATtgctgtggtaataaaataaggtaatgttgttttaa
This Amaranthus tricolor cultivar Red isolate AtriRed21 chromosome 13, ASM2621246v1, whole genome shotgun sequence DNA region includes the following protein-coding sequences:
- the LOC130798736 gene encoding ABC transporter A family member 2-like, with the protein product METFRGGGRGGRGGMVGLMIQQVMALMRKNLWIAIRNKRSTLLQFIAPFIFLFFLFAVIKSSRISYDSPDLRDPPPVISPSIPPCEIKFHIRRPCFDFVWSGNSSRTANLIVSRIMANNPGRPIPPSKVQSFRTPGEVDDWLFSNPLRCPGALHMLQKGPTVLSYGLQVNSTNTAKRGTFEHPISKFQIPLQIATERELARSLLADQNFSWAAGVKGFPYHAATDAGASSTDDYAILAPLFLFTVAMFPFVFQLNSIVLEKELKLRQVMNIMGLYDSAYWLSWILWESFIILIASLCTVLSGLMFQFPFFLYNSFGVLLFIFVLFQLNMTSFAFMLSAFLHKSSSAFRAGFWIFLIGVILQFVAQGVDPSKKTNILYFLPPSLLTRALLMLIKATESHNSKGISWGQRTKCPTNQSDCFLTMNDIYMRLIYTSLCWFLLALYFDNVIPSSNGTRKSLLYFVNPSYWLGSGGNEPLGRISDCCNSDPTLENIVPDDTDVLEEENEVKQQMRSRQIDPNIAVQIQGLVKIYPGKLNLSCCKFHKTEPFHSIKGLYVNLAKDQLFCLLGPNGAGKTTTINCLTGIASVTAGDAIIHGNSIRNSIGMSNIRKMIGVCPQFDVLWNTLTGEEHLQLFATIKGLPPASIKEVVKKALEEVGLAYSAKVRAGSYSGGMRRRLSVASALLGDPKLVILDEPTTGMDPISRRQVWDIIENAKKGRVIILTTHSMEEADILGDRIGIMAKGRLRCIGTSIRLKSRFGTGFIANLSFISGSSEQYSAHKDIVKEFFRHHLGIYPKEENNAFLTFVIPRNKEPLLKRTLGELEDRQREFGVADIQLGLTTLEEVFLNIAGQAELETAEADGRLEILTLTSGTSVQVPVGARYVAIPGSETAENAQGVMIEIHWEQNDSGELCISGYSTDRPVPPHVQPSFPVAQPQSLGRPKGIVGRVIDPTQLAESSLP